Proteins co-encoded in one Flavobacterium sp. M31R6 genomic window:
- a CDS encoding S41 family peptidase yields MKASFKITLLLFIALFTFQSCEDMDDVAAPEYLEVNDFIWKGLNLYYLWQADVPNLADTRFANQADLNTFLKGYPEPEALFDALRVDKSIDRFSWIVSDYRELEGMLQGTTKNDGVDFGLYRKASDSNDIFGWVRYIIPNSDASTKDIKRGAIFYGVNGTQLTVSNYQTLLLNAENYTLNLADYNNGQITPNGKSVTLTKTELSENPILINNVIETGGHKIGYLMYNGFYPNYDSQLNEAFGSLKSQGITDLVLDLRYNGGGSVQTATRLASMITGQFTDKVFSKQRWNDKINAYFESEDPSALNNLFTSSIEGTAVNSLNLTKVYILTTKSTASASELVINGLKPYIDVVQIGDITTGKNVGSITIYDSPTFGKENRNPHHRYAMQPIVLKIVNADDFGDYFNGLTPTYSLKENIINLGVLGTSSEPLLSTAIGKITGTAKMVKKTTGKQFPYFEDSKSINGVQNQMYVDKVPAGLLRSLE; encoded by the coding sequence ATGAAGGCATCTTTCAAAATTACACTTTTATTATTCATAGCCCTTTTTACTTTTCAGAGTTGCGAAGACATGGACGATGTTGCAGCTCCAGAGTACTTGGAGGTAAATGATTTTATCTGGAAAGGCCTCAATTTATATTATTTATGGCAAGCCGATGTTCCTAATTTAGCAGATACCCGATTTGCCAATCAAGCCGATTTAAATACATTCTTAAAAGGATATCCAGAACCAGAAGCTTTATTTGATGCGCTAAGAGTTGATAAATCGATCGATCGATTCAGTTGGATTGTAAGCGATTATCGAGAATTGGAAGGAATGCTACAAGGAACTACCAAAAATGACGGTGTAGATTTTGGTCTTTACCGTAAAGCTTCAGATTCTAATGATATATTTGGTTGGGTACGTTATATCATACCCAATTCTGATGCTTCAACAAAAGACATTAAACGTGGTGCCATTTTTTATGGTGTAAATGGAACTCAACTTACAGTAAGCAATTACCAAACCTTATTATTAAATGCAGAAAACTACACTTTAAATTTAGCTGATTATAATAATGGTCAAATTACGCCTAACGGAAAATCGGTAACATTAACAAAAACAGAACTTTCCGAGAATCCAATTTTAATAAACAATGTAATTGAAACTGGAGGCCATAAAATTGGATATCTTATGTATAACGGATTTTATCCAAACTATGATTCGCAATTGAATGAGGCTTTTGGTTCATTAAAATCACAAGGTATTACCGATTTAGTTTTAGATTTAAGATACAATGGTGGCGGCTCTGTACAAACAGCAACACGTTTGGCCAGCATGATAACAGGGCAATTTACCGATAAAGTATTTTCTAAACAAAGATGGAATGACAAAATCAATGCTTATTTCGAATCCGAAGACCCAAGCGCATTGAATAATTTATTTACAAGCAGTATTGAAGGCACAGCGGTAAACAGCTTAAACCTTACCAAGGTTTACATCTTAACAACAAAAAGCACTGCTTCTGCAAGCGAACTGGTAATCAATGGTTTAAAACCTTATATCGATGTGGTTCAGATTGGAGATATAACTACAGGAAAAAATGTAGGATCTATAACCATTTATGACTCACCTACTTTTGGAAAAGAAAACAGAAATCCACATCATCGTTATGCAATGCAGCCTATTGTTCTAAAAATTGTAAACGCTGATGATTTTGGTGATTATTTTAATGGCTTAACACCAACATATTCTTTAAAAGAAAACATAATCAATTTGGGTGTTTTAGGTACTTCTTCAGAACCTCTTTTGAGTACTGCCATTGGAAAAATTACTGGAACTGCCAAAATGGTTAAAAAAACTACAGGAAAACAATTCCCTTATTTTGAAGATTCAAAATCAATTAATGGAGTACAAAACCAAATGTATGTTGACAAAGTACCAGCGGGATTGTTAAGATCTTTAGAATAA